The Pantoea nemavictus genome includes a region encoding these proteins:
- a CDS encoding DUF1481 domain-containing protein, which translates to MLNPISQRVCALLFGALLTGCSSTPDLPAFTASGYLADRGTVRIWRKNSDHQAVHLRTVFTPFNGDAMETTDYNWQQQKLISVERRVAGAQPDDVTLRFDHQGNLNFMQRQLAGRREAVSADSVELYRFDAQRMLDQSNALLEGRVLLRQGHWLGDNQVRECDDKVVNAAFDRDTLYTLARQQQGHAAPLMVSWLEAPEGVQLLRTTPDDECSWQPQESDF; encoded by the coding sequence ATGCTGAATCCAATTTCTCAGCGCGTCTGCGCCCTGTTATTTGGTGCGCTGCTTACGGGCTGTAGCTCCACTCCCGATCTTCCTGCCTTTACGGCGAGCGGCTATCTGGCCGATCGCGGCACCGTGCGCATCTGGCGCAAGAATAGTGACCATCAGGCTGTCCATCTCCGAACCGTCTTTACGCCGTTCAATGGTGATGCGATGGAGACCACCGATTACAACTGGCAGCAGCAGAAGCTGATTAGCGTAGAGCGGCGTGTTGCTGGCGCACAGCCGGACGACGTGACCTTACGCTTCGATCATCAAGGCAATCTCAATTTCATGCAGCGCCAGCTGGCAGGTCGACGTGAAGCGGTCAGTGCCGATAGCGTAGAGTTGTATCGCTTCGATGCGCAGCGCATGTTGGACCAAAGTAATGCCTTGCTGGAAGGGCGGGTATTGCTGCGGCAGGGCCATTGGCTGGGTGATAATCAGGTGCGAGAATGCGACGATAAAGTGGTGAACGCGGCCTTCGATCGTGACACGCTGTATACGCTCGCGCGCCAGCAGCAAGGCCATGCCGCGCCATTAATGGTGTCGTGGCTGGAAGCGCCGGAAGGGGTGCAGTTACTACGCACGACGCCGGATGACGAATGTAGCTGGCAGCCGCAAGAGAGCGATTTCTGA
- the purD gene encoding phosphoribosylamine--glycine ligase: MKILVIGNGGREHALAWKAAQSPLAETVFVAPGNAGTALEPALQNVAISATDVPALLAFAQQEKIDLTIVGPEAPLVIGVVDAFRAAGLKIFGPTQAAAQLEGSKAFTKDFLARQQIPTAEYQNFTEVEPALAYLREKGAPIVIKADGLAAGKGVIVAMELAEAEAAVQDMLAGNAFGDAGHRIVIEEFLDGEEASFIVMVDGNNVLPMATSQDHKRVGDGDTGPNTGGMGAYSPAPVVTDEIHQRVMDQIIWPTVNGMKAEGNIYTGFLYAGLMIDKAGQPKVIEFNCRFGDPETQPIMLRLQSDLVELCLAATDGKLDQQTSQWDPRPSLGVVLAAGGYPGDYRTGDQIHGLPLEEVPDGKVFHAGTTMKDDLVVTNGGRVLCVTALGDDVAAAQQNAYALAQHISWDGSFCRRDIGYRAINRK; encoded by the coding sequence ATGAAAATTTTAGTGATTGGTAACGGCGGACGTGAACACGCGCTGGCGTGGAAAGCAGCACAGTCGCCGCTGGCGGAAACCGTGTTTGTCGCACCAGGCAATGCTGGCACCGCACTCGAGCCAGCGCTGCAAAACGTGGCCATCAGCGCTACCGACGTTCCCGCACTGTTAGCTTTTGCGCAGCAGGAAAAGATCGATCTGACTATCGTCGGTCCGGAAGCGCCGCTGGTCATTGGCGTGGTTGACGCATTCCGTGCCGCAGGTCTGAAGATCTTTGGCCCAACGCAGGCCGCTGCTCAGCTGGAAGGCTCAAAGGCCTTCACCAAAGATTTCCTCGCGCGTCAGCAGATCCCAACCGCCGAGTACCAGAATTTCACCGAAGTGGAACCTGCGCTGGCGTATCTGCGTGAGAAAGGCGCACCGATCGTCATCAAAGCTGACGGTCTGGCTGCAGGTAAAGGCGTGATCGTGGCGATGGAACTGGCTGAAGCAGAAGCCGCAGTGCAAGACATGCTGGCCGGCAATGCGTTCGGCGATGCAGGTCACCGCATTGTGATTGAAGAGTTCCTTGATGGCGAAGAAGCCAGCTTTATCGTCATGGTTGACGGCAACAATGTGCTGCCGATGGCCACCAGCCAGGATCACAAACGTGTCGGCGATGGCGATACCGGCCCAAATACCGGTGGCATGGGCGCTTATTCTCCGGCACCCGTGGTAACCGATGAGATCCACCAGCGCGTGATGGATCAGATCATCTGGCCAACCGTTAACGGCATGAAGGCAGAAGGCAACATCTATACCGGTTTCCTGTATGCCGGTTTGATGATCGATAAAGCCGGCCAGCCAAAAGTGATCGAATTCAACTGCCGCTTTGGCGATCCAGAAACCCAACCGATCATGCTGCGTCTGCAGTCGGATCTGGTTGAGCTGTGCCTGGCAGCTACCGACGGCAAACTGGATCAGCAAACCTCACAGTGGGATCCGCGTCCATCACTGGGGGTGGTATTAGCGGCGGGCGGCTATCCGGGCGATTACCGCACCGGCGATCAGATTCACGGTCTGCCGCTGGAAGAAGTGCCGGACGGCAAAGTCTTCCATGCCGGTACCACTATGAAAGACGATTTGGTGGTCACCAACGGTGGCCGTGTGCTGTGCGTAACCGCGCTGGGCGACGATGTCGCCGCTGCGCAGCAGAATGCTTATGCACTGGCGCAACATATCTCGTGGGATGGCAGCTTCTGTCGCCGCGATATCGGTTACCGCGCAATTAACCGCAAATAA
- the purH gene encoding bifunctional phosphoribosylaminoimidazolecarboxamide formyltransferase/IMP cyclohydrolase, with protein sequence MQQRRPVRRALLSVSDKAGILEFAQALSSRGVELLSTGGTARLLADAGLPVTEVSDYTGFPEMMDGRVKTLHPKVHGGILGRRGQDDAIMAQHAINPIDMVVVNLYPFAQTVAKPDCSLADAVENIDIGGPTMVRSAAKNHKDVAIVVKSSDYEAIIAELDANENSLTLETRFDLAIKAFEHTAAYDSMIANYFGSLVPAYHGDSKEPAGRFPRTLNLNFIKKQDMRYGENSHQDAAFYIEENVAEASVATAQQVQGKALSYNNIADTDAALECVKEFDEAACVIVKHANPCGVAVGGSILDAYERAYKTDPTSAFGGIIAFNRELDEATAQAIISRQFVEVIIAPSASEAALKVTAAKQNVRVLVCGQWQGRVAALDFKRVNGGVLVQDRDLGMVEASQLRVVSKRQPTEQELRDALFCWKVAKFVKSNAIVYARDNMTIGIGAGQMSRVYSAKIAGIKAGDEGLEVKGSAMASDAFFPFRDGIDAAAAVGISCVIQPGGSIRDDEVIAAADEHGIAMIFTDMRHFRH encoded by the coding sequence ATGCAACAACGTCGTCCTGTACGCCGCGCTCTGCTCAGTGTCTCTGATAAAGCCGGTATCCTCGAATTTGCTCAGGCACTCTCCAGTCGTGGTGTTGAGCTGCTCTCCACAGGCGGTACTGCACGTCTGCTGGCAGATGCGGGCCTGCCCGTCACCGAAGTTTCTGACTACACCGGTTTCCCGGAAATGATGGATGGACGCGTCAAAACGCTGCACCCGAAAGTGCACGGTGGCATTTTAGGCCGTCGCGGCCAGGATGATGCGATCATGGCACAACACGCCATCAACCCAATCGACATGGTGGTTGTGAACCTTTATCCCTTCGCCCAAACCGTTGCCAAACCTGATTGCTCGTTAGCTGACGCAGTAGAGAACATCGATATTGGTGGTCCAACTATGGTTCGCTCCGCAGCCAAGAACCATAAAGACGTCGCGATTGTGGTGAAGAGCAGCGATTACGAGGCGATCATTGCCGAGCTGGATGCTAATGAAAACTCACTTACGCTGGAAACGCGTTTCGATCTGGCCATAAAAGCCTTCGAACACACTGCCGCCTACGACAGCATGATTGCCAACTACTTCGGTAGCCTGGTTCCGGCTTATCACGGCGACAGCAAAGAACCTGCCGGCCGCTTCCCACGTACGCTGAATCTCAACTTCATCAAGAAGCAGGATATGCGTTACGGCGAGAACAGCCATCAGGATGCTGCCTTCTATATAGAAGAGAATGTGGCGGAAGCTTCCGTTGCTACTGCGCAGCAGGTTCAGGGTAAAGCGCTCTCCTACAACAATATCGCCGATACCGATGCTGCACTTGAGTGCGTGAAAGAGTTTGACGAAGCGGCGTGTGTCATCGTCAAACACGCAAACCCATGTGGTGTCGCGGTTGGCGGTTCGATTCTCGACGCTTACGAACGTGCCTACAAAACTGACCCGACTTCCGCGTTCGGCGGCATCATTGCCTTCAACCGCGAACTCGACGAAGCCACCGCGCAGGCCATCATCAGCCGCCAGTTTGTGGAAGTGATCATTGCTCCGTCCGCCAGTGAAGCAGCATTGAAAGTGACCGCCGCTAAACAGAACGTGCGCGTTCTGGTATGCGGCCAGTGGCAAGGCCGCGTTGCGGCGCTGGATTTCAAACGCGTAAACGGCGGCGTGCTGGTGCAGGATCGTGATTTAGGTATGGTGGAAGCCAGCCAACTGCGCGTTGTTAGCAAGCGCCAGCCAACTGAGCAGGAACTGCGTGATGCGCTGTTCTGCTGGAAAGTGGCGAAATTCGTTAAATCCAATGCCATTGTTTATGCGCGCGACAATATGACTATCGGCATTGGCGCCGGTCAGATGAGCCGTGTCTATTCAGCCAAAATCGCTGGCATTAAAGCGGGTGATGAAGGCCTGGAAGTGAAAGGTTCGGCGATGGCGTCTGACGCATTCTTCCCGTTCCGTGACGGTATCGACGCCGCAGCAGCGGTCGGCATCAGCTGTGTGATTCAACCGGGTGGTTCAATCCGTGATGATGAAGTGATTGCCGCAGCTGATGAGCACGGTATCGCGATGATCTTCACCGACATGCGTCATTTCCGCCATTAA
- the metA gene encoding homoserine O-acetyltransferase MetA gives MPIRIPDELPAVNFLRDENVFVMTSSRASVQEIRPLKVLILNLMPKKIETENQFLRLLSNSPLQIDVQLLRIDSRESRNTPTEHLNNFYCNFEDIQNDNFDGLIVTGAPLGLVDFNDVAYWPQIQRVLHWANEHVTSTLFVCWAVQAALNILYGIPKQTRQNKLSGVYEHQILHPHALLTRGFDDTFLAPHSRYADFPSQLIRDYTDLELFAEAESTGAYLMASKDKRLAFVTGHPEYDALTLSGEYHRDYDAGLHPEVPFNYFPQDNPELPPRATWRSHGNLLFSNWLNYYVYQITPFDLRRMNPTLE, from the coding sequence ATGCCAATCAGAATTCCCGACGAATTACCGGCAGTGAATTTTTTACGTGATGAAAATGTCTTTGTCATGACGTCATCGCGCGCCAGTGTTCAGGAAATTCGTCCACTTAAAGTGCTGATTCTTAACCTGATGCCAAAGAAGATCGAGACCGAAAACCAGTTCCTGCGGCTGTTATCAAACTCGCCGCTGCAGATTGACGTGCAGCTGCTGCGTATTGATAGCCGCGAGTCACGCAACACCCCGACCGAGCATCTGAACAACTTCTACTGCAACTTTGAAGACATCCAAAACGATAATTTCGATGGGCTAATTGTCACCGGTGCCCCGCTGGGACTGGTTGATTTCAATGATGTAGCCTACTGGCCGCAGATTCAGCGTGTGCTGCACTGGGCAAACGAACATGTCACATCGACGCTGTTTGTTTGTTGGGCGGTACAGGCGGCATTAAACATTCTGTATGGCATTCCTAAGCAGACGCGACAGAACAAATTATCCGGTGTTTATGAGCATCAGATCCTGCATCCGCATGCACTGCTAACGCGTGGTTTTGACGACACTTTCCTGGCGCCACATTCACGCTATGCGGATTTCCCCAGCCAGTTAATTCGTGACTACACCGATCTCGAGCTGTTCGCCGAAGCGGAATCTACCGGCGCCTACCTGATGGCGAGTAAAGACAAGCGTTTAGCATTTGTTACCGGCCATCCTGAGTATGATGCGCTGACGCTTTCTGGCGAATATCATCGTGATTATGATGCGGGCTTACATCCGGAAGTGCCGTTCAACTACTTCCCGCAGGACAATCCTGAACTGCCACCGCGCGCCACCTGGCGCAGCCATGGTAATCTGCTGTTCTCGAATTGGCTCAACTACTACGTTTATCAGATCACGCCGTTCGATCTGCGTCGTATGAATCCCACGCTCGAATAA
- the aceB gene encoding malate synthase A, whose amino-acid sequence MTDSVISNTLTFSQPFTHAEKQLLTPEAIDFIHSLVVRFAPERERLLKARQQRQQRYDQGELPGFDSETTSIRENEWQVRPIPPLLQDRRVEITGPPDRKMVINALNANVNVFMADFEDSLAPTWQKLIDGQLTLRYAVKGTLSFTSETGKIYQLRANPALLMCRVRGLHLNEKHVEWRDRAIPGGLFDFALYFFHNVEALREKGHAPWFYLPKTEHAAEVAWWREIFRFSEDRFDLPRGTIKATVLIETLPAVFQMDEILWELRDHVVGLNCGRWDYIFSYIKTLGQHPDRILPDRQQISMDQPFLDAYSRLLIKTCHRRGALAMGGMSALIPSKDTERNLWVTQKVQEDKTREAGNGHDGTWVAHPGLADIAMEAFDRQLGDKPNQLHVTREQDAPITAERLLAPCRGKRTEAGMRANIRVALQYLEAWISGNGCVPIDGLMEDAATAEIARTSIWQWIHHKQILSDGQPVTVALFERLLEEELAALQQTLGAERCRNGRFEDAAALMAQITTDNQLVSFLTLPGYRLLP is encoded by the coding sequence ATGACAGACTCGGTTATCAGCAATACGCTAACCTTTAGCCAGCCCTTTACCCACGCGGAAAAGCAGCTGCTTACCCCGGAAGCGATCGATTTTATCCATTCACTGGTGGTGCGTTTTGCACCTGAGCGTGAGCGTCTGCTGAAAGCACGCCAGCAACGCCAGCAGCGCTACGACCAAGGCGAACTACCTGGATTTGATTCGGAAACCACTTCCATTCGTGAAAATGAGTGGCAGGTACGGCCAATCCCCCCGCTGTTGCAAGATCGTCGTGTGGAGATCACCGGTCCGCCGGATCGCAAAATGGTGATCAACGCGCTTAATGCGAACGTCAACGTCTTTATGGCCGACTTTGAAGATTCGCTGGCACCGACCTGGCAGAAGCTGATTGATGGACAATTAACGCTACGCTATGCGGTTAAGGGCACGCTGAGCTTTACCAGTGAAACCGGCAAGATCTACCAGCTGCGAGCCAACCCGGCGCTGCTGATGTGCCGTGTACGTGGTCTGCATCTGAATGAAAAGCATGTTGAGTGGCGCGATCGAGCCATTCCCGGCGGGCTGTTTGATTTCGCGCTCTACTTTTTCCACAACGTTGAAGCGCTGCGGGAGAAGGGCCATGCGCCATGGTTCTATTTGCCGAAAACCGAGCATGCGGCTGAAGTGGCATGGTGGCGTGAGATCTTCCGTTTCAGTGAAGATCGCTTCGATCTGCCACGCGGCACGATCAAAGCCACGGTATTGATCGAAACGCTGCCCGCGGTATTTCAGATGGATGAGATCCTGTGGGAACTGCGCGATCACGTGGTTGGCCTCAACTGTGGCCGCTGGGATTACATCTTCAGCTACATCAAAACGCTCGGACAACATCCCGATCGCATCCTGCCGGACCGCCAGCAAATCAGCATGGACCAACCATTCCTGGATGCCTATTCCCGCCTGCTGATCAAAACCTGTCATCGTCGCGGCGCGCTGGCGATGGGCGGCATGTCAGCGTTGATTCCGAGCAAAGATACGGAACGCAATTTATGGGTAACGCAGAAGGTGCAGGAAGACAAAACGCGTGAAGCCGGCAACGGTCACGACGGCACCTGGGTGGCACATCCCGGTCTGGCAGACATTGCGATGGAAGCATTTGACCGTCAGCTCGGCGATAAGCCCAATCAACTGCATGTTACGCGTGAGCAGGATGCGCCAATCACCGCAGAACGTTTATTGGCACCGTGTCGCGGCAAGCGCACCGAAGCGGGCATGCGCGCTAATATTCGCGTGGCGCTGCAATATCTGGAAGCCTGGATCAGCGGCAATGGCTGCGTACCGATTGATGGCCTGATGGAAGATGCCGCCACTGCTGAAATCGCACGTACTTCGATCTGGCAATGGATTCATCACAAACAGATTCTCAGCGATGGTCAGCCGGTAACGGTAGCGCTTTTCGAACGCCTGCTGGAAGAAGAGTTAGCTGCGTTGCAGCAAACCCTTGGCGCAGAACGTTGCCGCAACGGACGTTTTGAGGATGCCGCCGCGCTGATGGCGCAAATCACCACCGATAACCAACTGGTTTCTTTCCTCACTCTGCCAGGCTACCGCCTGCTGCCTTGA
- the aceA gene encoding isocitrate lyase, whose product MNRTQQIKLLESSWNDARWEGITRPYSAEDVINLRGSVNPACTLAERGATKLWSLLNGESSKGYINSLGALTGGQAVQQAKAGIEAIYLSGWQVAADANLAGQMYPDQSLYPVNSVPNVVERINQSFQRADQIQWASGVSPDDEDFIDYFLPIVADAEAGFGGVLNAFELMKSMIQAGAGAVHFEDQLAAVKKCGHMGGKVLVPTQEAIQKLVAARLAADVMNVPTVLIARTDADAADLITSDCDPRDATFITGERTAEGFFRTHAGIEQAISRGLSYAPYADVLWCETSTPDLELAQRFADAIHAQYPGKLLAYNCSPSFNWKKNLDDRTIARFQQALSDMGYRFQFITLAGIHSMWFNMFDLAHAYAQGEGMRHYVEKVQQPEFAARDKGYTFSSHQQEVGTGYFDRITNVIQGGQSSVTALTGSTEASQF is encoded by the coding sequence ATGAATCGTACGCAACAGATCAAACTGCTGGAATCGAGCTGGAACGATGCACGCTGGGAAGGCATTACTCGTCCGTACAGTGCAGAGGACGTTATCAACCTGCGCGGCTCGGTGAATCCAGCCTGCACGCTGGCGGAACGCGGCGCCACCAAACTCTGGTCGTTGCTTAATGGCGAATCCAGCAAAGGCTACATCAATAGCCTCGGTGCGCTGACCGGCGGTCAGGCGGTGCAGCAAGCAAAAGCAGGCATTGAGGCGATTTACCTCTCAGGCTGGCAGGTGGCGGCCGATGCCAACCTCGCCGGGCAGATGTATCCCGATCAGTCTCTGTATCCGGTGAATTCGGTGCCAAACGTGGTGGAACGTATCAACCAAAGCTTCCAGCGCGCCGATCAGATTCAGTGGGCCAGCGGCGTCTCGCCAGACGATGAGGACTTCATCGATTACTTCCTGCCGATTGTGGCCGATGCGGAAGCCGGTTTTGGCGGCGTGCTCAATGCTTTCGAGCTGATGAAATCGATGATTCAGGCCGGTGCCGGTGCGGTGCATTTTGAAGACCAGCTAGCGGCAGTGAAAAAGTGCGGACACATGGGCGGCAAAGTATTAGTACCGACGCAGGAAGCGATTCAGAAACTGGTGGCGGCACGTCTGGCGGCTGACGTAATGAACGTGCCGACGGTATTAATTGCGCGCACTGATGCCGATGCCGCCGATCTGATCACGTCCGACTGCGACCCGCGCGATGCGACATTCATTACCGGTGAGCGCACTGCCGAGGGCTTCTTCCGCACGCACGCAGGTATTGAGCAGGCGATCAGTCGCGGGCTGTCCTATGCACCTTATGCCGATGTGCTGTGGTGTGAAACCTCGACGCCGGATCTCGAGCTGGCGCAGCGTTTTGCCGATGCAATTCACGCGCAGTACCCCGGCAAACTGCTGGCCTATAACTGCTCGCCGTCGTTTAACTGGAAGAAGAATCTCGACGATCGCACCATCGCACGTTTCCAGCAGGCGCTGAGCGACATGGGCTATCGCTTCCAGTTTATTACGCTGGCCGGCATTCACAGCATGTGGTTCAACATGTTCGACCTTGCGCACGCCTATGCGCAGGGCGAAGGCATGCGGCATTACGTGGAAAAAGTGCAACAGCCGGAGTTTGCGGCGCGCGACAAAGGCTACACCTTCTCGTCACATCAGCAGGAAGTGGGGACCGGCTACTTCGATCGCATCACTAATGTGATTCAGGGCGGGCAATCCTCGGTGACTGCATTGACCGGTTCCACCGAAGCCTCGCAGTTCTAA
- the aceK gene encoding bifunctional isocitrate dehydrogenase kinase/phosphatase → MTPRESLIAHTILQGFDAQYGRFLDITAGAQQRFEQADWHAVQQAMKARIHLYDHHVGLVANQLRILNDTSDWDEAFWLRVKSHYETLLPGYPRHEIAESFFNSVYCRLQGHRHLSPERLFIFPSQPYAPAPVAQRPLSRLYRPQQNWQETLRQVLNDMPLRLTWQDQTRDIGWIVRHLHEQFGAAQLVNATLDVASELFYRNKTAWIVARLQLNDGMVPCLLPIQRDDAGRLWIDTCLTDSDDASIVFGFARAYFMVYAPVPAALVAWLQPILPGKTVAERYMAIGCQKHGKTECYREYLHYLAHSEEDFTVAPGIRGMVMMVFTLPGFDRVFKVIKDRFAPQKEVTDAQVRDCYRMVKEHDRVGRMADTQEFEHFALPRARIPAELMAEFERDIPQKLEVRDDVVIIRHLWLERRMEPLNLWLAQATPEQRQHAIGEYGDAIRQLAAANIFPGDMLFKNFGMTRHGRVVFYDYDEIRPMSELVFRDVPQARYEEDELQAEPWYSVGPDDVFPETFRYALCSEPATGKLLQALHPQLFDPNWWRALQTRIRAGHIEEVIAWRASQRFSARYAAVAA, encoded by the coding sequence ATGACACCGAGAGAATCGTTAATCGCCCACACCATTCTGCAGGGTTTTGACGCGCAGTATGGTCGCTTTCTGGATATCACTGCTGGCGCACAGCAGCGCTTTGAACAGGCTGACTGGCACGCGGTGCAGCAGGCGATGAAAGCGCGTATTCATCTCTACGATCACCACGTTGGCTTGGTTGCCAATCAGCTGCGCATTCTCAATGATACTTCGGACTGGGATGAAGCTTTCTGGCTGCGCGTCAAAAGTCATTATGAAACCCTGCTGCCTGGCTATCCGCGCCACGAAATTGCCGAGAGCTTCTTCAATTCGGTCTATTGCCGCTTACAGGGCCACCGCCATTTGTCGCCTGAACGCTTGTTTATCTTCCCGTCGCAGCCTTACGCGCCGGCACCCGTTGCACAGCGCCCGCTGTCGCGCCTGTATCGTCCGCAGCAGAATTGGCAGGAGACATTGCGTCAGGTGCTGAATGACATGCCGCTGCGCCTAACGTGGCAGGATCAAACGCGCGATATCGGCTGGATTGTGCGTCATCTGCATGAGCAGTTTGGCGCCGCGCAGCTGGTAAACGCGACGCTGGATGTCGCTAGCGAGCTGTTTTATCGCAACAAAACCGCGTGGATTGTGGCGCGGCTGCAACTCAATGATGGCATGGTGCCCTGCTTGTTGCCGATCCAGCGTGATGATGCCGGACGCTTGTGGATCGATACCTGTCTGACCGATAGCGATGATGCCAGCATCGTGTTTGGCTTTGCGCGCGCCTACTTCATGGTTTACGCGCCGGTGCCTGCTGCGCTGGTAGCGTGGCTGCAACCGATTTTGCCGGGCAAAACTGTGGCTGAGCGCTACATGGCGATTGGCTGTCAGAAGCACGGTAAAACCGAATGTTATCGTGAATACCTGCACTATCTGGCGCACAGCGAGGAGGATTTCACCGTCGCGCCCGGCATTCGCGGTATGGTGATGATGGTGTTCACGCTGCCGGGTTTCGATCGCGTATTTAAAGTGATTAAGGACCGTTTCGCGCCGCAAAAGGAGGTCACTGATGCGCAGGTGCGTGACTGCTATCGCATGGTCAAAGAGCACGATCGCGTCGGACGCATGGCGGATACGCAAGAGTTTGAACACTTTGCATTGCCGCGTGCCCGTATTCCTGCCGAGCTGATGGCGGAGTTTGAGCGCGATATTCCGCAGAAGCTGGAAGTACGTGACGATGTGGTGATTATTCGCCACTTGTGGCTGGAGCGCCGCATGGAGCCGCTCAATCTGTGGCTGGCACAGGCGACACCGGAACAGCGGCAGCATGCGATTGGCGAGTACGGCGATGCGATTCGCCAGCTGGCGGCGGCGAATATTTTCCCCGGCGACATGCTGTTCAAAAACTTTGGTATGACGCGCCATGGCCGCGTGGTGTTTTACGACTACGACGAGATTCGCCCGATGAGTGAGTTGGTGTTCCGCGATGTACCGCAGGCGCGTTATGAAGAGGATGAACTGCAGGCCGAACCCTGGTACAGCGTCGGCCCGGATGACGTGTTCCCGGAAACCTTCCGCTATGCGCTATGCAGTGAACCGGCGACCGGTAAATTACTGCAGGCGCTGCATCCACAACTGTTTGATCCCAACTGGTGGCGCGCGCTGCAAACGCGCATCCGCGCAGGGCATATTGAAGAGGTGATTGCCTGGCGCGCGAGCCAGCGTTTCAGCGCGCGCTATGCTGCGGTGGCCGCTTAA
- the iclR gene encoding glyoxylate bypass operon transcriptional repressor IclR, protein MATPAPVKRGKKPRATTTTTSAPVGGQVQSLTRGLRLLELIAESHGSVALTELAQQAGLPNSTTHRLLTTMQQQGFVHQVGDLGLWTIGSHAFVVGSSFLQSRNLLAIVHPLLRKLMEDAGETVNLAVLDLSDYQAVIIDQVQCTQLMRMSAPIGGKLPMHASGAGKAFLAHLSDEQVTALLHQKGLHHYTPKTLMSPHSLKENLALIRKMGFSHDDEEHALGLRCVAAPIYDEHGEPFAAISISGPIARMTDDRITELGALVIRAAKQVTQTYSGR, encoded by the coding sequence ATGGCAACCCCTGCGCCCGTAAAACGCGGCAAGAAACCGCGTGCCACCACCACGACCACCAGCGCGCCCGTTGGCGGGCAAGTTCAATCTCTTACGCGCGGCCTGCGTCTGCTGGAGTTGATTGCCGAATCCCACGGCAGCGTGGCGCTCACCGAACTGGCACAACAGGCCGGTTTACCCAACTCCACCACGCATCGCCTGCTCACCACCATGCAGCAACAAGGCTTTGTCCATCAGGTGGGCGACTTAGGGTTATGGACCATTGGTTCGCACGCCTTTGTGGTCGGCAGCAGCTTCCTGCAGAGCCGCAATCTGCTGGCGATTGTGCATCCGCTGTTGCGCAAGCTGATGGAAGATGCCGGTGAGACGGTGAATCTGGCGGTGCTGGATCTCAGCGATTATCAGGCGGTGATCATCGATCAGGTGCAGTGCACGCAGCTGATGCGGATGTCCGCACCCATTGGCGGCAAGCTGCCGATGCATGCCTCCGGCGCTGGCAAAGCATTTCTGGCACATCTGAGCGATGAGCAAGTAACAGCGCTGCTGCATCAAAAAGGTTTGCACCATTACACGCCGAAGACGCTGATGTCGCCGCACAGCCTGAAGGAAAATCTGGCGCTGATTCGTAAGATGGGCTTCTCCCACGATGACGAGGAGCACGCGCTGGGCCTGCGCTGTGTCGCTGCGCCGATCTATGACGAGCATGGCGAACCCTTCGCGGCAATCTCCATTTCCGGCCCGATTGCACGCATGACAGACGACCGCATCACCGAACTGGGTGCGCTGGTGATTCGCGCCGCCAAACAGGTGACGCAAACCTATTCTGGCCGTTAA